One region of Quercus lobata isolate SW786 chromosome 2, ValleyOak3.0 Primary Assembly, whole genome shotgun sequence genomic DNA includes:
- the LOC115977204 gene encoding receptor-like serine/threonine-protein kinase SD1-6 has translation MAFKLVTLLFLLHSLPLKSYCSTQQSWIKAGYYYSGSETVISDINSKLFTHLLCAFAYINSSNYHLSINSSTEQKFSTFTNTVKLKNPLVTTLLSVWVGREDSPIFFSMINQSSFRNSFIQSSIETARFYGFHGIDLCGVLPSKISDMTNLDTLLNEWRIAVVSEAKNSSKSELLLVMSGYYLPALDSVSYPIESMMKNLDWVHVKAYDYYVPRIDNFTYTHAALYDPKNGANTDSGIKEWKRRGFLLSKLVLGLPYHGYAWTLLDPNNNAMGAPAIGPAVTADGSMGYKFIKSYLRSFPSEAAPVYNATYVVNFCTIGPTWINYDDVEAVKAKVSYAKQSGLLGFNVFQVGNDDNWELSRAAQGEDEDQHNKSHRLLIILPTAVAVVLLLSSIICYLQSRVIKSRCCIGSVKRLLYKVRIKISAPEDLSSNASNLQVFSYSAINAATNNFSSENKLGEGGYGPVYKAKLRNGQEIAVKRLSRTSNQGLEEFKNEVTLTARLQHVNLVRLLGYCTEREENMLIYEYMPNRSLDLYLFDPPRCSLLDWRKRVDIIEGVIQGLLYLQEYSNFIIVHRDLKASNILLDNEMTPKISDFGIARIFGKDEHEANTSRIVGTYGYVPPEYVKKGIYSMKYDVYSFGVILLQIISGKRNTRYYGTHHNLNLLDYAYELWKEGRGFEFIDPSLDDSCSYYKLLRCMQVALLCVQENPVDRPSMLEVSSMLKNETGAINNPKKPAFSIQRDENEEEKCPLQEKMCSVDDATISQVVPR, from the exons ATGGCGTTCAAACTTGTCACCCTACTCTTCCTCCTCCACTCTCTGCCACTCAAATCCTACTGTTCAACCCAACAATCCTGGATTAAAGCTGGTTATTATTATTCAGGTAGTGAAACTGTCATTTCTGATATAAACTCTAAGCTCTTTACTCACCTACTATGTGCTTTTGCTTACATAAACTCTTCCAACTACCACCTCTCTATCAACTCCTCCACCGAACAAAAGTTCTCTACTTTCACCAACACTGTAAAGCTCAAGAACCCATTGGTTACAACGCTTTTGTCCGTATGGGTTGGCAGAGAAGACTCTCCAATCTTCTTTTCAATGATCAACCAGTCCTCTTTTAGAAATTCTTTTATTCAGTCCTCTATAGAAACAGCAAGGTTTTATGGGTTTCATGGCATAGACCTTTGTGGGGTTCTACCAAGCAAAATCTCGGACATGACTAATTTAGATACCCTTTTGAACGAGTGGCGAATTGCTGTGGTTTCTGAGGCAAAAAACTCTAGCAAGTCAGAGTTGCTATTGGTCATGTCTGGTTATTACTTGCCAGCTTTGGATTCAGTGAGTTACCCAATTGAGTCCATGATGAAAAACTTGGATTGGGTACATGTTAAAGCATATGACTACTATGTGCCTAGAATCGACAATTTCACATACACTCATGCGGCTTTATATGACCCAAAGAATGGGGCTAATACTGATAGCGGCATAAAAGAGTGGAAGAGAAGAGGATTCTTGCTTAGCAAATTGGTTTTGGGCTTGCCGTACCATGGGTATGCGTGGACACTTTTGGACCCCAACAACAATGCAATGGGTGCACCAGCTATCGGTCCAGCTGTTACAGCCGACGGTTCCATGGGCTATAAGTTCATAAAATCGTATCTTAGAAGCTTTCCTTCTGAAGCTGCTCCAGTGTATAATGCTACCTATGTGGTGAATTTCTGCACAATTGGGCCGACTTGGATTAACTATGACGATGTGGAGGCTGTTAAAGCTAAAGTTTCTTATGCAAAGCAGAGCGGGTTACTTGGTTTCAATGTGTTTCAAGTCGGGAATGATGATAATTGGGAACTTTCTAGAGCAG CTCAAGGGGAAGATGAAGATCAACATAATAAGAGTCATAGATTGTTAATAATTCTGCCTACAGCCGTTGCAGTCGTGCTTCTGCTGAGCAGCATTATATGTTACTTACAGAGCAGAGTCATCAAGTCAAGAT GCTGTATAGGTAGTGTCAAAAGATTATTATATAAAGTCCGAATTAAAATATCAGCTCCTGAAGACCTTAGCAGCAATGCTTCTAATCTGCAAGTATTCAGTTATTCTGCCATTAATGCAGCTACCAATAACTTTTCAAGTGAGAATAAGCTTGGCGAAGGTGGATACGGACCTGTTTACAAG GCCAAGTTACGGAATGGACAGGAGATAGCAGTAAAGAGACTTTCAAGAACTTCAAACCAAGGCCTTGAAGAGTTCAAAAATGAGGTTACACTTACGGCAAGACTGCAACATGTAAATCTAGTTAGACTTTTGGGATATTGCactgagagagaagaaaatatgtTGATCTATGAATACATGCCAAACAGAAGCTTGGATCTCTACCTCTTTG ATCCACCTAGATGTTCTCTTTTAGATTGGAGGAAACGTGTAGACATCATTGAAGGTGTTATTCAGGGCCTTCTATATCTCCAAGAatactcaaattttattatagttCACCGTGATCTAAAGGCTAGTAACATTTTACTGGACAATGAGATGACTCCTAAGATATCAGATTTTGGGATAGCTAGAATTTTCGGAAAGGATGAACATGAAGCAAACACAAGTCGGATTGTTGGAACATA TGGTTATGTTCCTCCGGAATATgtaaaaaaaggaatatactCCATGAAATACGACGTTTATAGTTTTGGAGTTATACTTTTGCAAATTATTAGTGGCAAGAGAAATACACGTTATTATGGGACACATCATAATTTGAACCTTTTAGACTAT GCATATGAGCTGTGGAAAGAGGGCAGAGGGTTCGAGTTTATTGATCCATCACTGGATGATTCTTGTTCTTATTATAAACTCCTAAGATGCATGCAAGTGGCCCTCTTATGTGTCCAGGAAAACCCTGTTGATAGACCATCCATGTTAGAGGTTTCTTCAATGCTCAAGAATGAAACTGGAGCCATCAACAATCCTAAAAAGCCTGCCTTTTCGATTCAAAGAGATgaaaatgaggaagaaaaatgTCCATTGCAGGAAAAGATGTGTTCAGTAGATGATGCAACAATTTCTCAGGTAGTACCCCGATGA